The Mycolicibacterium aichiense region CTGCGCGAGTTGCTCGGCATCCAGCCCCACGATGCGGCAGCTCTGCACTACTACGACGGCGTCCACCCCGACGATTTCGCTGTGGCGGAACAGGATTGGCGCGAGCTGCTATCCGGCGCGGCAGATCAGATCGCCACCGAGGTTCGTTATGTCCGCAGCGACGGCGCCATCATCTGGGTGCATCGCGCCGCGGTGCTGGCCCCCGGCGCTCACGGCGGTGCCGACGTCGTGATCGCCCAGCTTCAGGACGTCACCGCCCGCAAGGGCATAGAAGTCGAACTGGCCCACCGCGCCGTGACGGATCCGCTCACCGGTCTGCAGAACCGGCACTCGCTGGTCGCTCGGATCGCCGAGCATCGCACCGCTCATCCCGGCGACTGGGTGGCGGTGTTGTTCATCGACCTCGACGGGTTCAAGACGGTCAACGATTCGCACGGCCACGCCGCGGGCGATGCCGTCCTGGAAGCCGCCGCTCGACGGCTTGCCGAGGCGGTCGTGTCGCCCAATGCGGTCTATCGTCTCGGCGGCGACGAGTTCGTCGTCGTGGTCGTCGACGACGTCAGCGCGCCTGTCGTCGAGCAATTGGCGCAGGACGTGGGGGCTGCGGTCAGCGGCACGTATCCGGTCGAGGACGGGGAGGTGACGCTCGCGGCATCGGTGGGGTGGGCAAGCAGCCGGACCGCGGACGCCGCCGAGCTCATCCGCGACGCGGATGTCGACATGTACCGGCACAAAGCACGGCACCGACAGGGTGATCAACGCCTCAGCTCAACCGAAATTGTCGCGCGCGACGGCGAGTAGGCTGCGGGTAGGAAACCGCTACCCGAGGAGGATGCCACGTCCGCCGATCGGCCCAATTTGGGCCAACTCATCATGTACTCGTACGGGTTCCGACGCCTGCCCGATTCCATGCGGGAATGGGTCGCGAACGATCTCGCAGGCCCCGGCGCCGTCAAGCGGTTCATGCTCAAAGCGGCGATCCCGCCGTTCTTCCTCCTGGCGCCGTTCTGGCTGCTGCCGGTGGAGAACAACTCTGTCTACGTGCACGCCGAGATGACGGTGCCGCTCTATCTGTGGACGCTGGCGATTTCGCTTGCGCTGAACAAGGTTTGGCGGCGTCATCGGCTGGCCGTGCACGGCCTGGACCCGAACCTGGTCGACGTGATCAAGCGGCAGAAGAACGCGCGCATCGAAGAGGATTACATCGCACGATTCGGTCCGCGCCCGCAGGACGCCGAGCACCAGAAGAACAGCAATCCGTTCTTCTGATCAGTCGGCGACGTCGAAGGCCTTGATCACCTTCGTCGGGTTCACCCGGACGACCAATTCACCGGGCACGCCGTTGCGCCTGCCGAATTCTTCGGCGCGCTCGGGGCCCATGTAGCGGGCCGCGATACGGGTCGCGAGATCGAGCAGTTCGTCGGGATCCTCGCTGAGCGACGCGGTGCCTTGAACCTGAACGAAGGAGAACGGCGGACCCTGGTCGTCGACGCAGATCGCGACCCGCGGGTCGCGGCTCAGCGCACGGCCTTTGGCGGTCGCCTTTCCGGTGTTGAACACGAGCTGGCCACCGTCGATGATGAACCACACCGGGGCAACGAGCGGCCTGCCGTCTGCCGCGACATAAGCCAGTTTCGCCGTTCGGGTGCCCGCGGACAGGAACGCGGCCACGTCGTCGGAGAGTTCGTCCATACCGTCGAGGCTAGGCGCATGACCCGCGAAGCGTTTCGACCCCTACCGCCGGTGGCAATACTCGAGTGGCGCGTCGTCGGGTTTGGCAGGCAAGGTTGAAGCAAGACAAAGTCAGGAGTCTCATGTCGCAGACGGTGGAGTCCATGCCCGACGATGGACCGCCCGACGAGGGTGAAACCGGCAATGCGCCTGCCGAGATCACCTACGACGAGCATCTGCACCCCGCCCGACCTCGAACGTTGCGGTTCCGTCCGCGGGTGCGAAACCCATTCGTACGCAGGTCGATTGCCCAGGACGGCTCGCCGACCGCGGACAATCAGGCCTACGTGTCGTGGCTGCTGTCACAGTCGATGCTCGCCGACGCCAATGAGATCAGCCAGCAATTCTCCGGCCAGGGTTCGATGTGGCAGAACCCGTATGCCACGCCGAGCCCACGCAGTGCCGTCGACGCCGCGTCGGTCTGGTTCACCGCGTACCCGCTGTCGCTCATCACCCGGCCCGAGGAGTCGTTCCTCAAGGCCATGGCCGATGAAGCGATGTGGAAGGCATTCGCCGAGATCGGCATCGAGGGAATCCACACCGGGCCCGTCAAACGCGCCGGTGGCATCGCCGGCTGGCAGCTGACACCCAGCGTCGACGGCCACTTCGACCGGATCAGCACCCAGATCGACCCGGCGTTCGGCACCGAGGACGAGTTCCGCCAGATGTGCGGCACCGCGAACTGGTACGGCGGCACGATTCTCGACGACATCGTGCCCGGACACACCGGCAAGGGCGCGGATTTCCGGCTCGCCGAGATGAAGTACGCCGACTATCCCGGCATCTACCACATGATCGACATCGATCCGCTGGACTGGGAGCACCTGCCCGACGTTCCGCACGGCCGGGACTCGGTCAACGTCGACGCCGCGACGGAGGAATGGCTCGACAAGGCCGGCTACATCATCGGGCGGCTGCAGCGCGTGATCTTCTATGCCGAGGGCATCAAGGAGACCAACTGGAGCGTCACCCGCCCCGTGGTCGGCATCGACGGCGTCGAGCGGCGATGGGTGTATCTGCACTACTTCAAGGAGGGTCAGCCCTCGATCAACTGGCTCGACCCGTCGTTCGCCGGGATGCGCCTCGTCATCGGCGACGCGCTGCACTCACTGACCGATCTCGGTTCCGGTGGGTTGCGTCTCGACGCCAACGGCTTCCTCGGCGCCGAGAAGACCTCCGGCGACGACGGCGTGGGATGGTCGGAAGGCCACCCGCTTTCGCAGGCGGCCAATCAGTTCATCGGAAGCATGGTGCGCAAGCTGGGCGGTTTCACCTTCCAGGAACTGAACCTGACCATCGACGACATCAAGGAGACCAGCGGCACCGGCGCCGATCTGTCCTACGACTTCGTCAACCGGCCCGCGTACCACCACGCGCTGGCGACCGCCGACACCGAGTTTCTGCGCCTGACGCTGCGGACAGCCATCGAACTCGGCGTGGACCCGGCATCGCTGGTGCACGCGCTGCAGAACCACGACGAGCTGACCTACGAGCTGGTGCACTGGTCCAACGGCCACAAGGACGATATCTATACCTACAAAGGCCATGAGATCACCGGCGAGGCGCTCGGCGAACGGGTGCGCGCCGACCTCACCGAGGCGCTCACCGGACCGGCCGCACCGTACAACCGCGTATTCACGACGAACGGAATCGCTTGCACCACAGCGACAGTGATCGCCGCGACGCTGGGATACCGCGACCTCGACGACATCGACGGCGACATCGACCGCATCCGCCGGGCGCACCTGCTGCTGGCCATGTTCAACGCCCTTCAGCCCGGGGTGTTCGCGCTGTCCGGCTGGGACCTTTGCGGCATGCTCACGTTGCCGTCAGCCCAGGTCGCCGACCTGATGCACGGTGGTGACACCCGCTGGATCCACCGTGCGGCGCACGACCTGATGGGCGTCAACCCGGCAGCGACGAAGTCGAACGCCGGAATGCCGCGTGGCCGAAGCCTGTACGGATCGATTCCGGACCAGCTCGCCGACGACACCAGCTTCCTTCGCCAATTGCAGGCGATACTGCGGGTGCGGGCGCACTATGGCATCGCGACCAGCCGCCAGGTCGACATTCCCGAGGTGTCGCATCGCGGCATGCTGGTGATGGTGCACCAGCTCGACGCACCCGAGCAGTATCAGCTGACCGTGTTGAACTTCGCCAACGAGGACATCGCAGGCACTGTCCGATCCAAGACTCTGCCGCCGGGCGCGACCGTGCGCGACATGTTCACCGGGGCGCAGATTGCGGTCGTCGACGATCTGCACAGCTTCGCGGTCGAGATGATTCCGCATCACGGGATGGCGCTGCTGGTCGAAGTGGAACCTGCCGACGACGACGTGTCGGCCTGAGTTGGCCTGGCGCGTAACGTCTTTCGCGCGACCAGCCCGCTCCGCGAGGAGGCTGAGTGATACTGCCGGGGTGGCTGAAATCCGAGAAGCCGTCCCCGATGACGCGATGGAGCTCGCGCAGGTCCATGTGAGGTCCTGGCGTGCGGGTTATCGGGGTCTCGTCGCGCAGAGTTACCTGGACGCGTTGGACCCCGAGGAGCGGGTGAAGCGGTTCGCTCTGGATGCCATGGAGCTCCGCGGTCCCTACACCCTGGTGGCGGTCGATCACGGCGCGATATGCGGCCACGTCACAATCGGACGATCGCGCGACGACGACATGCCCGACAGCGGTGAGGTGTGGGCGCTCTACGTCGACCCGCAGAGCTGGGGTGCCGGGATCGGCCGTGCGCTGCTGGCCGCGGGCTGCGACCGCTTGCGGACCGCCGGGCACCGACGCGCGTTCCTGTGGGTACTTTCGGCGAACGACGACGCGCGGCGCTTCTACGAACGGGCCGGCTGGACCGCCGATGGACGCGAGCGATTCGACGTCTTCGGCGACACGCCTGTGCGCAAGTCGAGTTACGGCACCCTGCTCGAGAATTCAGGGAGCCAGCCGTAGCACGCGAGACCGTACGAGCGCCTCGATCAGGCCCACCTTCTCCTCGTCGGTCAGACCGCCCGGCAGTTCGCGTACATAGAAATCCCCGGTGCCCGCGATGAAGTCGAGAGCTTCCCTCGCCAGGGAGTTGACCTGCAGAACCGTCTCCCCGCTGTCGTCGATCACGGCGACCGTCTCGTCATCGGCGTCGATGTGCAGGAAGTCCTCGCGCAGGACGCGTCGCGATGGGGTGACGCTGGTGTCGTCGTACCAGATGGCCGGCAGCGGCTCACCGAACAACTCCTGATAGCGGCCCTGGAAGTCGTTGAAGGAGCCGATGTTCGACTGTGGTTGCGCCGCCGGGTCATAGTCGACCACCGGCGAGTGGTGCACATAGCGACCGAAGAACCGGTGCCCGAAGTCGGTGTACTCGGTCGTGAACAGGATGAAGGCGTGCCACGCCTGGTCGACCATCGCCGACGGCATGCCGAACGACATCTCCGGAGTTGCCTCACAGAGCACCAGGTACTTCTTGGCCTCGGTGAAAAGCAGTTCGGCCGCCTCGGCGGTATCGGCGACCCGATCCTTGACCAGTCGCTCGATCACGAAAGGCGCGGGATAGGCCAACGCCTGGTGCAGCCGGGCGTCGAGCGTCACGGGGCTAGCGGGCGCGGGCGAAGCAGAGCATGCCGTCGCGGCCCCGGATGCCCGCCTTGTCGGCGCCGCGTCCGCGGTCGCTGGTGACGGTGAGCCGGCCGACGTACACGGTCTCGGTGGTGGCTTTCACGGTGCTCATCGGATGTCTCCCTGTCTCGTCCGGGCGGCCCTTCGCCATCCGGGGTGAACTCACTATCCCGTGCCGGCTCGACTCCGGCAGTCCGCTGATCGGGCTGTATTCGGGCTGATGCGACTGTCCACCGATCGGCTGACCCGTGGCACCGAGGCCCTAGAGTCGAAGGATCCTGTCTTGCACAACCGGTGGGGGAGTTGCCGATGAGTGGGTGGATCGTCAGTCACATCCCGCCGGGCCCGCTTCTTGTCCTCCTGATCGTCGTGATCGGCGGGGGAGGGATGCTGCTCGCCGCGGGCGTGCGACGCCTGTTCCCGGCCCTGACCCGTGACGAGCACAATGACGTCACCAAGTTCACCTATAGCTTCATCGGCTTCATCTATGCGTTCTTCATCGGTTTCATCGTCTCGTCGATGTGGGGACAGATCTCCACCGCCGACGCCAACGCCCGGGCCGAGGGTTCTGCAGCTATCGAAATGGCCAGGGATCTAGGGGTTTTCGACAAAGCCGACGCCGATCGGATCCGGCAGAGCCTGCTCGACTACGAGAACGCCGCCATCGCGGAGTGGAACAGCGACCGCAGCGCCCGGTCGCCGGAGGCCGACGCCGCTCTGGCGAAGGTGTCCGCGGCCTACCATCAGGTGACCGCGACGACCGACAGTCAGAAGGCTCTCCTGTCGAGTTCATACGCCAACTTGGACAAGGTAAGTCAGGCCCGCACCGTCCGCCTGCTCACCGCACGCGAAGACACCGGTCCGCCGTGGCCGTTGTGGGCGGTCATCTTCCTCACCAGCGCGATGGTTCTCGGCACTGTGATCATCTACGGGGTGGAGAAGGCCGGGATGCACTATCCGATGGTGGCGATCGTCGGCCTCATCGTGGCGACCAATCTCTTCCTCATCCTCGAGCTTTCCCATCCGTTCATCGGTGGCATCTCCACATCGCCGGACCCGCTGTACGAGGTTGTCTCGGTTCTCACCACCACACAGTGATGGCTCCCGGCTTGTTGCGTGGAACCGATCACCGCGTCGCGAATGCCGGTGCCACGAAGCGCTCCAACACCGCACGCTCCTGCCGCACACTCGCGATCGGCGAGTAGGCCAACGACACGACAACCCGCACAATCCACTGCGCGGCCTGCGGGTCGTCGTCGGTGATACCGGTGAGTTCGGCGGCGAGATGGGCGAGCATGGGCGAGGAATGCAACTCCCTCAGGTCCGGTGGACTGCCGGCGCTGAACATCAGTCGCCGCAGCGGGTCTGATCGAATCTGCTGGAGCGCCACGGTGATTGCGGTGATCACCCGTTCCGCACCGGTGAGCTCCGCCACGGAATTCCGAACGGTGTCGATGATGCCCGCCGCCAGGCGCATCAACACCGCGTCGCGGATCTGGGCCTTGCCGCCGGCGTGGCGGTACACCGTGGCCCGCGAACAGTGCACTCTCGCGGCCACGGTGTCGATGTCCAACGCGTCCAGCCCGTCGCGGATGACGAGCTCGGTCGCGGCGGTGTAGATGCGCTCTGCCGCCGCCGTGGCGCGGTCGCCGCCCAGGACCCAGTCGTTGCGAGACATGGCAGACATCTTCTCAGCTATGAGACGACATGCTTGCCCGAATCGGGTATGAGCGCTGTTCAAGCCGTTGTGTTGAGACGCTGGTATCGCGCAGAGCGCAGGGTCGGTATCGACTTGTCCTCTCGCGATTGACGTGGCGGCTGCCCACCGCTCAGCGTGAAGGCATGACATCGGCGGACACGGGTCTCGGGCTGGCGCTCTTCGAGGATCAGTACATCCAGGACCCGCACCCGCTGTACGCACGCATGCATCAGACCGGTGACGTCCACCCGATCGGGGACTCGGGCTTCTACGCCGTGAGCAGCTGGGCTGCCGTCAACGAGGCGGTTACTCGTCCCGATGACTTCTCCTCGAACCTGACCGCCACGATGATGTACGAGCCTCCCCACACCGTCACCGCGTTCCCGATCGGCGAACTCGGCGGCGACATGCAGGCATTGGCGACCGCGGACGAGCCAGTGCATTCCCTGCACCGAAAGTTGTTGCTACCTCAACTGGCCGCGAAACGCATCCGCGCGTCCGAAGCGTTCATCGTCGACACCGCAGGGACGCTGTGGGAGACGAATGCCGACGACGACGGCATCGAGTGGATGAGCGCGATGGCCAATCGGTTGCCGATGATGATCGTCGGCCGGATCATCGGGGTGCCCGACGCGGACATCGACAGGATCATCCAGTGGGGATACTCGGCCACCCAGGTGGTCGAAGGCCTGGTCACTCCCGCTCAGATGGAGTCCGCCGGCGTCGCCGTGATGGAGCTCAGTACGTATATCGCCGACCAATTCGGCCAGGCTGCGGCCGAGCCCCGTGGCAACTTGTTGGGTGATCTGGCCGCCGAATGTGCGGCCGGCGACCTCGGTGACATTGCCGCGCTGGCGATGATGATCACGCTGTTCAGCGCCGGAGGTGAATCCACCGCGTCGCTGATCGGCTCTGCCGCTTACCTTCTCGCCACCCGGCCGGACGTGCAGCGCCGGCTCCGCAATAGTCCCGACCAGCTCGGGGCGTTCCTGGAGGAAGTGCTCCGCTTCGAGCCGCCGTTCCGCGGGCACTACCGCCACGTCGTCCACGACACAGAATTGTTCGGCGTCGAACTCGAAGCGGGATCACGACTGTTGCTGTTGTGGGGCGCCGCCAACCGGGACCCGTCGCATTTCGACGATCCCGCCGAGTTCCGGCTCGATCGGCCGGCAGGCAAGGGGCACATCACCTTTGGCAAGGGCGCGCACTTCTGTGTCGGCGCGGCCCTGGCTCGGTTGGAGGCTCAGATCGTCATCGGCGAGCTACTGGAGCGCACCGCGACCGTCGATGCCGCCGAGGTCGGACGGTGGCTGCCGAGCCTTCTGGTGCGGCGTCTCGAGAAGCTCCAATTGTCCTTCAGGTAGCTCAAAGCTGCACAGCCGCATACTGTTCGACGTAGGTCTGCTCGCCCGAACCGTAGTACGTGCGCCCGCGGACGCGGTCGGCGTGGTCACAGCGGCGGACCGGGGCGTGCGGAGTGTGGCGTCGGCGCTACGGGGTCAGTGGTGACCGCTGCCGCCGACCTCGGCGGGCAGTGGTGGCGGCAACGGCGTCGTCGACGTGGGTGTGCTGCTGGTGGGGGTCGACGACGTCGTCGGTGACGACGATGTGGACGGCGCGGCCGATGTCGATGTCGAAGTCGATGTCTGGGGGCCGTGAAAGTCCACCCACGATTCCTTGCGCACCACTGTCGTTCCTGAGCTGACCACCAGCGCACTCGAATTCACGGTGTAGGTGATGCCGTCGTTCACCGCGCTGTAGGAGCCGTCGCCGGAACTGGAAGCGGACAGGACCAGCTTGGCGCCGTCGCGGACCCGCACGCCGCGGTACTCGTATCCGCCGGTCGTCTTGCAGATCGCCACCCGGGAGCTGTCCGTACTGCCGAACAGCACCGCGGCGCCTGGACAGCGAGCCGTCGAGTCGAGGTAGCCGTACGTGTCGAAGCCCGGGGTGGCGGCGGCGTGCGGCAGGGCGGTCATCAGCGCAGCGGCGCATGCCGCAGCGGCCGCAGCGCCTGCGGCGCGGATCGCAGAAGAAGACATCGACTTCCACGACACCATGCCGATGCGGGGCGGGCGACCGCCGATGCCGACTCGGCACGCGATCGTTAGTTTGCCGAGACCCGCACGGTTGCTTGTAGACAGATTCGCGATTGTGTACTGTGACCGGGCGCACAGTCGGTAGGGTGCGAGCGCATATCACTGTCGGGGATCAGATGGAGTTCGGGATGCGAAATCAGGCAGGCGTTGGGCATCGGGTACTGAAAGCACTGGCGACGATCGTCTCGGCGGTCGCGTTCTTCGTGATGTCGGCGCTGCCCGCCTGGGCCGCCGACTCGATCACCCTGACCTGGGTGCGGCACGGCGAGTCGTACGGCAACGTCGCCGGAGCCGGTATCGACACCAAGGTGCCCGGCCCGCATCTCACCGAGCTCGGCGAACAGCAGGCCGAAGCCATCGCCCAGCAGCTCAAAGACGGCGGCTACGACAGCATCTACGTCTCCGACATGATCCGGACCCACGAGACGGCAGCCCCGCTCGCGACGGAGACCGGGCTCACCCCGATCCAGGAGGGTGGCTTCCGGGAGATCAGCGCCGGCATCTTCGAGGGATCGCCGATCGACAGCGGGCTCGGCCGCATCGGCTACTTCCTGATCCCGGTGGCGTGGACCCTGGGCCTGCGGAGCCTGCCCATCCCGCTCGGCGAGAACGGCAACGGCTTCGAGTCCCGGGTCAACGGTGCGATCGCCTCGGTGATCGCCAATGGTGACACCAAGCCGGTGATCTTCTCGCACGGTGCCACGATCATGGTCTGGACGATGATGAACGTCGACAATCCCGACGTCATGCTGATGCTCACGCATCCGCTGGGCAACACCGCTGTCGTGGTCGTGACCGGCAACCCGGAGGACGGCTGGACGCTGCAGAGCTGGGATGGTGTTGTCGTCAGCCAGAATCCGTCGCTCGCAGGCAAGCTGTTCGTCAATACGCGCAGCCTGATCGTGGCGCCGCAGACGGCGGTCTACGACGTCGTCCAGGCCGTCAAGACCGGCGATATCAGCAAGGTGGTGGCGGCCGTGCGCGACGGCGTCGCCCTCGTCGCCAAGGCAGGCGTCGACTTCGTCAAGAACTCCGTCACCGATATCGCGCAGGCGATCCGCGGGGCGTTGCCCGCCTCGGCGAGCCCGGTCGTCAGTCCTCTTGCCGCCAAGGTGAAGTCGCCCGCCGCGGCGGCTGTCACGGCGGAATCGGGCAAGGCGGAACCGGGCAAGGTCAACGCCGGTTCCAGTCGCAAGGCCGCGTCGAAGGCCACTGCGTCCGGCCAGGGCGCGGGCAGTGGCAAGGCAGACGGGGGAGCCAAGAAGGGCACCGGCTCCAGCCGGCGGTCCGCACACAAAGCGGCTGCCTGACAGACGGTTTCGCGCTCAGCGGCGATACTGCGACTCGAGCACCAGATCGGGCACGAGTTTCTGGTACTCCATGTGCGTGCGGTGTTCCACCGTGGTCCAGCCGTCGCCCTCGTGGTCGTGCATGAAGGCCCGGTACTTCGGGGAGCCGGGGAAGCCCACGTTGTCGGCGACGACGACGGCCCCGCTGCGTAGCCAGCCCCGCTCGACGATGCTGAGCAAGTCCGCCAGGTAAGCGTTCTTGTCATGGTCGATGAACAGGAAATCGACTGTGCCTGAGTCGAATCCGTGCTCGTCATGCAGCGTGTCGAGCGTGCGACCGCCATCGCCGACCGTTCCGACCACGCAGGTGACGCGGTCTGCCACACCTGCGTGCGCCCAGATTCGCCGGGCCACTGCGGCATTCGCCGCTGCGAGTTCGACGGAGTACACCCGCGCCGACGGGGCTGCTCGCGCGATCCGCAACGCGCCGTACCCGCAGTAGGTGCCCAATTCCAGCGCCAGTCGGGGATCGGCACGGCGCACCGCGGCATCGAGCAGCGCGCCCTTCTCGTCGCCGATGTTGACCAGAAACGACTTCGCGTAGGCGTACTCGTCGATGGTGGCCAGCACGCTGTCGATGTCGCCGCGACGGGCGTTGGCCTCGACATAGTCGGCCGCCGCGGCCTCCCGGCCGTCGCCGATCTGGCCCGTCCTGTTGAAGTTCCGGATTCCGATGCCGGTGCGCAGCACCGACCATCGCAGCAGTGGCAAACGCTGGCGAAGATTCATGGACTCACGCTACGTTGTGCTCGCGGGTGCCAGTGACGCGCTTGCGAGAGGTGTGTGTGCGGGCAATATCGTCGCCCGTCGCCCGCAAAGGCGGCGGCCGGACAGTCCTGGCCGTGAGCTACGGCGTCGTTTGTCATGCGCTGTTTGTCGTGGCCGTCGGTTCGATGGTCGTCGCGATGTACTTCGGCATGAGCCGCTCGCTCGGCAGGGTGCCGGCCCCATGGAGCTGGGTCGCCAACGCCGCCCTTCTTCTTCAATTCCCGGTCATCCACTCACTGCTGCTCACCGGCCGCGGCCGGACAGTCCTCGCCAAGCTGGCGCCGCGGGGCACCGGTGCCACGCTGGCGCCGACGACCTATGTCATCGCGGGCTCGCTCCAGCTGATCGCCCTCTTCGCGCTGTGGACGCCGAGCGGAACGATCTGGTGGCAGGCGCACGGATCGGCGTTGACCATGGTCGTCGCGCTGTACGCGTTCGCCTGGATCCTGCTGGGGAAGTCGATGGTCGACGCCGGCCTGTCACTGCAAACCGGCAGCCTGGGCTGGGTCGCCCTACTGCGGGACCGCAAGCTGGTCTTCCCGAAAATGCCCACGACCGGTCTTTTCCGGCTCACCAGACAGCCGATCTACGTCGCGTTCGCGCTGACGGTCTGGACGGTGCCGACCTGGACTCCCGATCAGCTGGTTCTGGCCCTGGTATTCACCACATATTGCCTGGTAGGGCCGCTGTTCAAGGAGGCTCGCTTCCGTCGCGTGTTCGGTGCCGAGTTCGACAACTATGCGCGGGGAGTGCCCTATTGGTTACCGTGGCCAGGTAGGTTGCGAGGCCGTTCGGGGAGGCGTTGTGAACCTCCTGCTGGTCGTATACGTATCAGCAGAAGGCAGGGCTGAACCTAAGGACGGACCATTGCTGCGAGCGATTGCCCGGCTAGCTATTGCAGCGCCGCGTCAGGTGGTCGCCGTAGCGATCCTCGTCATGGTGGCGATCGGCATCTTCGGCGTACCGGTTGCCAAGAGCCTCTCGCCCAGCGGCTTCGCCGACCCCAACTCGCAGTCGTCGCGCGCCACGCAGCTGCTCACCGACAAATTCGACCAGGGCGACGTCCAGTTCCTGGTCGTCGTGACCGCGAATGACCGCTTCGACAGTCCGGCGGTGCGGGCGGCCGCGCTCGACGTCATCGACCAGCTGAAGCGCTCCGGCCACGTCACCGGCATCTCGTCGGCCTGGACGTCGCCTCCGCAGGCCGCGGCCGCGCTCGTCAGCCGCGATCAGAAGTCGGGCCTGATCACCGCGGGCATCACGGGAAGTGAAGCCAACCAGCAGACCTATGCCAAAGACCTGTCCGCCCAGGTCAGCCGGGACCGCGACGGCATCGTGGTCCGCACCGGTGGGGCGGCGATGGTCAATCTGCAGGTGACCGAGCAGTCGCAGCACGATCTGCTGCTGATGGAGTCCATCGCGATTCCGCTGAGCTTCGTGGTGCTGGTCTGGGT contains the following coding sequences:
- a CDS encoding sensor domain-containing diguanylate cyclase yields the protein MSDAGALGDEHRLRRLIDKLPAMVGYWDGDLRNVVANDAHRQFFGLTPAEIRGMHITDLLVGDLGEASLPYVYAAMAGEDQIFEKTLTDHNGITRHVQASYLPDLVDGQVRGLYVQVADVTARVEAERSRDDAQRLFEISMDNAPFGKAVFTTDGRALYINSALRELLGIQPHDAAALHYYDGVHPDDFAVAEQDWRELLSGAADQIATEVRYVRSDGAIIWVHRAAVLAPGAHGGADVVIAQLQDVTARKGIEVELAHRAVTDPLTGLQNRHSLVARIAEHRTAHPGDWVAVLFIDLDGFKTVNDSHGHAAGDAVLEAAARRLAEAVVSPNAVYRLGGDEFVVVVVDDVSAPVVEQLAQDVGAAVSGTYPVEDGEVTLAASVGWASSRTADAAELIRDADVDMYRHKARHRQGDQRLSSTEIVARDGE
- a CDS encoding DUF5313 domain-containing protein; its protein translation is MGQLIMYSYGFRRLPDSMREWVANDLAGPGAVKRFMLKAAIPPFFLLAPFWLLPVENNSVYVHAEMTVPLYLWTLAISLALNKVWRRHRLAVHGLDPNLVDVIKRQKNARIEEDYIARFGPRPQDAEHQKNSNPFF
- a CDS encoding PPOX class F420-dependent oxidoreductase, whose product is MDELSDDVAAFLSAGTRTAKLAYVAADGRPLVAPVWFIIDGGQLVFNTGKATAKGRALSRDPRVAICVDDQGPPFSFVQVQGTASLSEDPDELLDLATRIAARYMGPERAEEFGRRNGVPGELVVRVNPTKVIKAFDVAD
- the treS gene encoding maltose alpha-D-glucosyltransferase, whose product is MSQTVESMPDDGPPDEGETGNAPAEITYDEHLHPARPRTLRFRPRVRNPFVRRSIAQDGSPTADNQAYVSWLLSQSMLADANEISQQFSGQGSMWQNPYATPSPRSAVDAASVWFTAYPLSLITRPEESFLKAMADEAMWKAFAEIGIEGIHTGPVKRAGGIAGWQLTPSVDGHFDRISTQIDPAFGTEDEFRQMCGTANWYGGTILDDIVPGHTGKGADFRLAEMKYADYPGIYHMIDIDPLDWEHLPDVPHGRDSVNVDAATEEWLDKAGYIIGRLQRVIFYAEGIKETNWSVTRPVVGIDGVERRWVYLHYFKEGQPSINWLDPSFAGMRLVIGDALHSLTDLGSGGLRLDANGFLGAEKTSGDDGVGWSEGHPLSQAANQFIGSMVRKLGGFTFQELNLTIDDIKETSGTGADLSYDFVNRPAYHHALATADTEFLRLTLRTAIELGVDPASLVHALQNHDELTYELVHWSNGHKDDIYTYKGHEITGEALGERVRADLTEALTGPAAPYNRVFTTNGIACTTATVIAATLGYRDLDDIDGDIDRIRRAHLLLAMFNALQPGVFALSGWDLCGMLTLPSAQVADLMHGGDTRWIHRAAHDLMGVNPAATKSNAGMPRGRSLYGSIPDQLADDTSFLRQLQAILRVRAHYGIATSRQVDIPEVSHRGMLVMVHQLDAPEQYQLTVLNFANEDIAGTVRSKTLPPGATVRDMFTGAQIAVVDDLHSFAVEMIPHHGMALLVEVEPADDDVSA
- a CDS encoding GNAT family N-acetyltransferase encodes the protein MAEIREAVPDDAMELAQVHVRSWRAGYRGLVAQSYLDALDPEERVKRFALDAMELRGPYTLVAVDHGAICGHVTIGRSRDDDMPDSGEVWALYVDPQSWGAGIGRALLAAGCDRLRTAGHRRAFLWVLSANDDARRFYERAGWTADGRERFDVFGDTPVRKSSYGTLLENSGSQP
- a CDS encoding glycine-rich domain-containing protein; amino-acid sequence: MTLDARLHQALAYPAPFVIERLVKDRVADTAEAAELLFTEAKKYLVLCEATPEMSFGMPSAMVDQAWHAFILFTTEYTDFGHRFFGRYVHHSPVVDYDPAAQPQSNIGSFNDFQGRYQELFGEPLPAIWYDDTSVTPSRRVLREDFLHIDADDETVAVIDDSGETVLQVNSLAREALDFIAGTGDFYVRELPGGLTDEEKVGLIEALVRSRVLRLAP
- a CDS encoding DUF4239 domain-containing protein; the encoded protein is MSGWIVSHIPPGPLLVLLIVVIGGGGMLLAAGVRRLFPALTRDEHNDVTKFTYSFIGFIYAFFIGFIVSSMWGQISTADANARAEGSAAIEMARDLGVFDKADADRIRQSLLDYENAAIAEWNSDRSARSPEADAALAKVSAAYHQVTATTDSQKALLSSSYANLDKVSQARTVRLLTAREDTGPPWPLWAVIFLTSAMVLGTVIIYGVEKAGMHYPMVAIVGLIVATNLFLILELSHPFIGGISTSPDPLYEVVSVLTTTQ
- a CDS encoding TetR/AcrR family transcriptional regulator, giving the protein MSRNDWVLGGDRATAAAERIYTAATELVIRDGLDALDIDTVAARVHCSRATVYRHAGGKAQIRDAVLMRLAAGIIDTVRNSVAELTGAERVITAITVALQQIRSDPLRRLMFSAGSPPDLRELHSSPMLAHLAAELTGITDDDPQAAQWIVRVVVSLAYSPIASVRQERAVLERFVAPAFATR
- a CDS encoding cytochrome P450 is translated as MTSADTGLGLALFEDQYIQDPHPLYARMHQTGDVHPIGDSGFYAVSSWAAVNEAVTRPDDFSSNLTATMMYEPPHTVTAFPIGELGGDMQALATADEPVHSLHRKLLLPQLAAKRIRASEAFIVDTAGTLWETNADDDGIEWMSAMANRLPMMIVGRIIGVPDADIDRIIQWGYSATQVVEGLVTPAQMESAGVAVMELSTYIADQFGQAAAEPRGNLLGDLAAECAAGDLGDIAALAMMITLFSAGGESTASLIGSAAYLLATRPDVQRRLRNSPDQLGAFLEEVLRFEPPFRGHYRHVVHDTELFGVELEAGSRLLLLWGAANRDPSHFDDPAEFRLDRPAGKGHITFGKGAHFCVGAALARLEAQIVIGELLERTATVDAAEVGRWLPSLLVRRLEKLQLSFR